In Spirochaetaceae bacterium, the genomic stretch TCGGCCATTTTACGGTTAAATAATCTAAAATCACGCGCGCCGTCAACTAATTTGGTGCTGGATATTTTATTGATAAGGCTATAAAATCGGCGGGCAAACCAGCTGCGGATAGGCGGTTCGCCTTTGCGGGTGGCTCGGCGGGTGGCTACGCAATCGTAGTTACCGCTTAGCACTTCGGCGTACATTTCGGTTAGTAAATTGGGCGGGTCTTGTAAATCGGCATCTAATAAGGTGAGGTAGTCGCCTTTAGCGGCCCTAAGACCGGCGTAGATGGCGGCCTCTTTGCCAAAGTTACGGCTAAAACTGAGGTAGCGCACCCGGCCGTTATCTATTTTAAAATTTTTAATTAAATTAAGTGTTTTATCGCTGCTGCCATCGTCAACAAAGATAAATTCGGCTTCTAAGTTATATTTAAGCTTAAGCTGCTGGGCTGCTTTGTTTGCTTCGGTATAAAACAAAGGCAAACTTTCTTCTTCGTTATGGCAAGGAACTATATAAGATAAAAGCATATATTTTTTTATTTACCCATCAGTCAACTTATAATACAATTATGCTATCCTAAAACCTTTAAAATGTCAAGAGGGAAAACCGGAGTTGCCCTTTACAAAGCGGCCGTTAAGGTGTACAATAAGTTAAGTGGAGTAAGCTAGATGGAAGAAGGGCAGCTGCCGATAGTGGTGATAGGGCGCGAATCTTTTATAGGTAATAAATTAAATGAGCGTTTAAACTTAGAGGGCCGGATTATTGTTAATCTAGGCGGCGGCGAATATAAAAACGGCAACGTTATTGCTTGGAACAGGGGCAGCCGGATTTCGGCTAAAACGGCGGTGCGCGAGCTTAAACGCCGTTACGGTATGGCCGACGAAGTATTTATCATTTTTGGCCGCAAATGGGAAGACAGCTTCCCTGAAAGCCCCTTTGTGCTGATTGAAGAAGTAATAGATAACGAACTTAAAGGTTTATTTTTTATGGTGCAAGAGCTTTATTTAGCCGCTCTGCAAGCTGGCCAAGAAACGGCTTTTTATTTTATAAGTGAAGAGATTTTTGACGGCAAACGGCCGCTCTCGACGGCGGCGGCGGCCGGTTTTAAAGGGTATGCACAGGCCATTATGAGCAGTAACAGCAACTTTTATATGGTAGGTTTTGAGCTGGAAGGGCAAGATACCGAAGGGTTTATCAACTTTGTTTTAAAAACAACGGCCAACCGCCCTCATAAGCGGCAAAATAGCTGGCAGGTTTATCCTAAAGGGAATAAGTTGTTTGGGCGGTAGGTTAATGTACTCTATACGGTGTGAATAAAGCTGTTTTAGTGCTATTTTAGGTGTGAAATTGGTTTAGATAGGTAATAACAATGAATTATTGAACGAGGTTGAGTATAGATTTTGCTAATCAAAGAAATTACTTAGATGAACTCTTTAAAATTTATCCAACTATCCCAGATGGTATACGCGATATAGATAAAGATAAGTGGCGAAAAATCGAAAATAGCTTTCATGCCGGTAATAATATTGATTTAATGATAAATTTACTCTACTTAAATCTCTTTCCTATAAAAGATTCGTATGTAGCTTATTTAAAAAGAGATCCTGAAGCCATTAAAAGAAACCCTAATACCATAAATAGGCTGTGTGGTAGGTTATATGGAATGGGTTTAGATAAGATTTTTGAAAAGTGTAGCGAACCAAAAGAAACGAATAGGCAAATTGGGCCTTTGTTTAAACGTTGGCTAACCAATGGTGGGCTAGGTATTAAACCGGTGGGACGAGCTGAATTTGAAAGTCATAATGAAAATGCTATTTTAAATGCTTCCGATACCGAAATGAAGTTATGGTGTGCCCAACATTTAAATTACGCACGTGATAAAGGACTTGATTTTGTAGGGAGATTTAATGGTAAATATGTGATTGGAGAGGCCAAGTTTTTAACTGATTTTGGCGGCCACCAAAATGCTCAATTTGCTGACGCTATGAGCACGATAGCAGATTCGGCAGTTAAAGCAATTACTGTTGCCGTTTTAGATGGTGTTTTAT encodes the following:
- a CDS encoding glycosyltransferase family 2 protein, which translates into the protein MLLSYIVPCHNEEESLPLFYTEANKAAQQLKLKYNLEAEFIFVDDGSSDKTLNLIKNFKIDNGRVRYLSFSRNFGKEAAIYAGLRAAKGDYLTLLDADLQDPPNLLTEMYAEVLSGNYDCVATRRATRKGEPPIRSWFARRFYSLINKISSTKLVDGARDFRLFNRKMADAIIGLGEYNRFSKGIFSWVGFKTKWLSYDNIERAAGNSKWNFNKLFAYSLEGIFAFSSAPLAIASFLGLFFCALAFVFIAVIIARTLIWGDPVAGYPSLITAILFIGGLQLFCLGIIGQYLARLYLESKKRPIYIIKEEG
- a CDS encoding restriction endonuclease, which codes for MSIDFANQRNYLDELFKIYPTIPDGIRDIDKDKWRKIENSFHAGNNIDLMINLLYLNLFPIKDSYVAYLKRDPEAIKRNPNTINRLCGRLYGMGLDKIFEKCSEPKETNRQIGPLFKRWLTNGGLGIKPVGRAEFESHNENAILNASDTEMKLWCAQHLNYARDKGLDFVGRFNGKYVIGEAKFLTDFGGHQNAQFADAMSTIADSAVKAITVAVLDGVLYIKSSNKMYRDITTNYQSYNILSALVLREFLYSL